Proteins found in one Micromonospora sp. WMMD1082 genomic segment:
- a CDS encoding helix-turn-helix transcriptional regulator, translating into MNAQALHGHLDALLLAVLERGAQHGYAIIEALRARSDGRLDLPTGTVYPALRRLERAGHVASAWSTVNGRERRTYELTDAGRRALADQRSGWREFSATVGRFLDPGATPTTAG; encoded by the coding sequence ATGAACGCCCAGGCGCTGCACGGACACCTCGACGCCCTGCTCCTGGCCGTGCTGGAACGGGGCGCCCAGCACGGCTACGCCATCATCGAGGCACTGCGGGCGCGCAGCGACGGCCGGCTCGATCTGCCCACCGGCACGGTCTACCCGGCGCTGCGGCGACTGGAGCGGGCCGGCCACGTGGCCAGCGCCTGGAGCACCGTCAACGGCCGGGAACGGCGGACGTACGAACTCACCGACGCGGGCCGGCGCGCGCTGGCCGACCAGCGGTCGGGGTGGCGTGAGTTCAGCGCGACGGTCGGGCGCTTCCTGGACCCGGGCGCCACGCCCACGACGGCCGGCTGA
- a CDS encoding permease prefix domain 1-containing protein, which yields MPVGDDVLVEEHLRQLAGRLRGPRRLRADLMTEARHGLLDAVEAYRDSGLPAREASRQAVAEFGTPDQLAPAYQAELAVAALRGLSLRVGAFAAAASVAGDLTWRGSTWSAGPRPPDGYLLLSQSVEWIWAGAFLLGLAGLLLVTATARSASPALTGLARTVGTALTGAAVLGALAGAGLFTWSFLLWDAALTWPPMVIGMVAATAAHVWVGRAARVWLLATR from the coding sequence ATGCCGGTCGGGGATGACGTGTTGGTCGAGGAGCACCTGCGGCAACTCGCCGGTCGGCTCCGTGGGCCGCGCCGGCTGCGCGCCGACCTGATGACCGAGGCACGGCACGGGCTGCTCGACGCCGTCGAGGCGTACCGGGACAGCGGCCTGCCCGCCCGCGAGGCGTCCCGGCAGGCGGTCGCCGAGTTCGGTACGCCGGACCAGCTCGCCCCGGCTTACCAGGCCGAGTTGGCGGTGGCGGCGCTGCGCGGGCTGTCGCTGCGGGTGGGCGCCTTCGCCGCGGCCGCCTCCGTGGCCGGCGATCTGACCTGGCGCGGATCGACGTGGAGTGCCGGTCCCCGACCGCCGGACGGCTACCTGCTGTTGTCGCAGTCGGTGGAGTGGATCTGGGCCGGTGCGTTCCTGCTCGGCCTGGCCGGGCTGCTGCTCGTGACGGCCACCGCGCGCTCGGCCAGCCCCGCGTTGACCGGCCTGGCACGCACGGTGGGCACCGCGCTGACCGGTGCCGCCGTCCTGGGCGCGCTGGCCGGCGCGGGGCTGTTCACCTGGTCGTTCCTGCTCTGGGACGCGGCTCTCACCTGGCCGCCGATGGTCATCGGCATGGTCGCCGCCACCGCCGCCCACGTCTGGGTGGGGCGGGCCGCCCGCGTCTGGCTGCTGGCGACCCGCTGA